One window of Pieris napi chromosome 1, ilPieNapi1.2, whole genome shotgun sequence genomic DNA carries:
- the LOC125051510 gene encoding uncharacterized protein LOC125051510 gives MAQVVGKKLAVGKDNVTRPTKILDVTDKNSKARSKSKIPKTVRYELENALVNLCDVWFDEIKPHLVRNKIKLHIHQDAAGDDEPKQLPRGAPGSSNLDPGESHLRQRQSASSAVCYPTQQAASKVHCRKPPQDPLLTPRHRLLALPPIQHPKHSEGNSKRRTRRRRKVRKHTQSETRLRIPRLCNNFGLESKSNQVYQEPTRCQKNITNVKTNKAKMKTKYTQTECRGSLDAATMPMPKSPKPLQRPRAQKLQPNKNKSRTMESPFFKTDLVDIICSKHEDNLEVLFKSPTKSEISSVLNLVPKSSKKCAKKKMIKPWK, from the exons ATGGCTCAAGTTGTAGGGAAAAAGTTAGCAGTGGGTAAAGACAACGTTACCCGACCTACCAAAATCTTAGATGTGACggataaaaattcaaaagcaagaagtaaaagtaaaattccCAAAACTGTGCGATATGAACTGGAAAATGCATTAGTCAAT TTGTGCGATGTGTGGTTTGATGAAATAAAGCCGCATTTAGTGCGCAATAAGATAAAGCTACATATTCATCAAGATGCTGCAGGTGATGACGAACCCAAGCAATTACCTCGAGGAGCTCCGGGAAGCTCAAACCTCGATCCAGGTGAATCCCAT CTACGTCAGCGGCAAAGTGCGAGCTCAGCCGTTTGTTATCCAACGCAGCAAGCAGCATCGAAAGTGCATTGTCGCAAGCCGCCGCAGGATCCTTTATTGACTCCCCGCCACAGGCTTTTAGCTCTGCCACCGATACAG CATCCAAAGCATAGCGAAGGCAACTCAAAACGAAGAACTCGAAGGCGAAGAAAAGTACGCAAACATACACAATCTGAGACAAGGTTAAGAATTCCTCGTCTTTGTAACAATTTTGGTTTAGAATCAAAATCCAATCAAGTTTATCAGGAGCCAACGCGCTGTCAAAAGAATATC accaatgtaaaaactaataaagcTAAAATGAAGACAAAATACACACAAACAGAGTGTAGAGGGAGTCTTGATGCTGCTACCATGCCCATGCCCAAGTCACCAAAACCACTACAGAGGCCACGAGCTCAGAAATTGCagccgaataaaaataaatctcgGACAATGGAATCTCCATTTTTCAAAACG GATCTCGTTGATATCATTTGCTCGAAACATGAAGATAATTTagaagtattatttaaaagtccAACTAAATCTGAGATTTCGTCAGTACtgaatttagttccaaaatcCAGTAAAAAATGtgcaaaaaagaaaatgattaAACCATGGAAATAA
- the LOC125049955 gene encoding uncharacterized protein LOC125049955, with product MNFNSEDEFYLSAIAICIVLKKRKPKIKWCKDWLLKRSRLSHINLIKELTLEPTDWRNYMRMDEPTYFKLLELVTPLIQKKNTNMREAISPHERLSATLRFLASGMSYEELKFPTLISPQRLGVIIPDTCKAILFALKDYMKMPESISDWKEIARKFEERWQFPNCLGSVDGKHCRIIPPNGSGSFYYNYKGFHSIVLMACANADYEFIWCEVGVNGRVSDGGAIKQTQFYKKLVSNNLNIPSKEKCQNSSEPLSYVFVGDEAFALRPDFLKPFARNSLTTERKIFNYRLSRARRLIENIFGIMSNRFRIFHTSINLRIDRIDLVVLTCCILHNFLRKSDSPYNRSDLFDIDDTTIDDVLPATAFTALEARSGNTSNDAKLVRDSYVRYFNGEGSVSWQNAQIN from the exons ATGAACTTCAATTCAGAAGATGAGTTTTATTTATCGGCCATAGCGAtttgtatagttttaaaaaaaaggaagcCAAAAATAAAGTGGTGTAAGGATTGGTTGCTAAAAAGATCGCGACTCAGtcacataaatttaataaaggaaTTGACTTTGGAGCCAACTGACTGGAGAAATTATATGCGAATGGATGAACCTAcctattttaaacttttggAACTGGTGACTCCGCTGATTCAGAAAAAAAACACTAATATGAGGGAAGCTATAAGTCCTCATGAAAGACTTAGTGCCACTCTTCGATTCTTAGCTTCGGGCATGTCATATGAGGAGTTGAAATTTCCTACACTTATCTCTCCACAACGTTTGGGAGTGATAATTCCTGATACATGTAAAGCTATTCTTTTTGCTCTTAAAGATTATATGAAA ATGCCAGAATCTATAAGTGATTGGAAAGAAATAGCCAGAAAATTTGAAGAAAGATGGCAATTTCCCAATTGCCTAGGATCTGTGGATGGAAAACACTGCCGTATAATACCTCCAAACGGAAGTGggtcattttattataactacaAAGGATTCCATAGCATAGTATTAATGGCTTGTGCAAATGCTGATTATGAATTCATTTGGTGCGAAGTAGGCGTGAATGGGAGGGTATCAGATGGTGGTGCCATAAAACAAActcaattttacaaaaaacttgTCAGTAACAATCTTAACATAccaagtaaagaaaaatgtcaaaatagtTCTGAACCGCTATCTTATGTTTTTGTTGGAGACGAGGCATTTGCATTGAGGCCTGATTTCTTGAAGCCGTTCGCTAGAAATTCCCTTACAACCGAGAggaaaatattcaattacaGGTTGTCAAGAGCCAGGAGATTAATAGAAAACATATTTGGAATTATGTCTAATCGTTTTAGAATATTTCATACATCTATAAATTTACGTATAGATAGAATTGACCTAGTGGTGTTGACTTGTTGCATTTTACATAACTTTTTGCGTAAATCAGACTCTCCCTATAATCGATCAGACTTATTTGATATTGACGATACTACCATAGATGATGTTTTACCAGCAACAGCATTTACAGCTTTGGAGGCAAGAAGCGGAAATACAAGTAACGATGCAAAATTAGTGAGAGATAGTTACGTTAGGTATTTTAATGGCGAGGGAAGTGTTAGTTGGCAAAATgcgcaaattaattag
- the LOC125052274 gene encoding uncharacterized protein LOC125052274, with product MDFFLWKTLALTFSKKLVDLRKKFTMEKKCDVINDVLIYGSNDTEEWKKQVGLNNLFCILYMIVHAARTINISIPSLESDSITKSLIQVKIKNNVEIRLIVHRYAEYCNLQGLAENGIRVKVINSIVKLEHEFIIIDGDCSDSVAILGSLDFEVNRVNCSRDITILSSDFDLISSLQREFNRVWCSVDDTQINKFDDIDE from the coding sequence ATGGATTTCTTTTTGTGGAAAACATTAGCTCTTACCTTTTCAAAAAAACTGGTCGACCTACGAAAGAAATTTACTATGGAGAAAAAATGTGACGTGATTAATGATGTCCTAATCTACGGAAGTAATGATACCGAGGAGTGGAAAAAGCAAGTGGGTCTCAACAATCTTTTCTGCATTTTGTACATGATAGTTCATGCTGCaagaacaattaatatatcCATTCCAAGTCTCGAAAGTGATTCCATAACGAAATCTTTAATAcaagtgaaaataaaaaataatgtggaAATAAGGCTAATTGTGCACAGATATGCTGAATATTGTAACTTACAGGGTTTAGCAGAGAACGGCATTCGCGTCAAAGTTATAAATTCTATAGTGAAACTTGAGCAtgaattcataataattgatGGAGATTGTAGTGATTCTGTTGCTATTTTGGGTTCATTAGATTTTGAAGTGAATCGCGTTAACTGCTCCAGAGACATAACTATTCTATCCTCAGATTTTGATCTTATTTCAAGTTTACAGCGCGAATTTAATAGAGTGTGGTGTTCGGTGGACGAcactcaaataaataaatttgacgataTCGACgaataa
- the LOC125049178 gene encoding E3 ubiquitin-protein ligase MSL2: MKMNATSLYTSTSRLILLADPADKSSWSDLYRLVPYLRQSLSCTVCGNLLKEPFTPESSNCQHHVCKNCIGGRKKLKPSCSECKDYEDYTDNSLLRTLLQCYKKLCEYFMDTETYRVLVEEDASVVGQNGGVVASSGLIDLIREGARFDDDYKCNAGLSKSAYSILPCVYNSSSTQTQAASSSTSIETRSSNKCTTNNKDISNGSPLYSVMYAGSGNKITIKRKNADDAEVTQSENSLLDGKTNQLPFKKPSNRSRNPGSKRKGCRCGNATATPGKLTCCGQRCPCYVESKPCTECKCKGCRNPHRADGLKVRPHLPHIDTLQLTLNMNPSSSPSCSGSMDSLDTDSLTMEAMEESLGFSADYKSPSLKVYTSQIQEVSASLPATILMDEELPASPDNLSSPCEYAQYSPRGTNDTELSPQSTGTQDIMSDPELDA; this comes from the exons ATGAAGATGAATGCTACAAGTTTATACACATCAACTTCAAGATTGATACTGTTAGCTGACCCAGCGGATAAAAGTTCTTGGTCCGATTTATATCGCCTTGTTCCTTATTTACGACAATCATTATCATGTACTGTTTGCGGAAATTTACTAAAAGAGCCTTTTACTCCTGAGAGTTCCAATTGCCAGCACCATGTGTGTAAAAATTGCATAGGtggaagaaaaaaattaaagcccTCTTGTAGTGAGTGTAAGGATTATGAGGATTATACTGATAACAGTCTGTTAAGGACTCTTCTTCaatgttacaaaaaacttTGTGAGTATTTTATGGATACAGAAACATACAGAGTTTTAGTAGAAGAAGACGCTTCAGTAGTTGGGCAAAATGGTGGTGTTGTTGCTAGTTCGGGTTTGATAGATTTGATAAGAGAGGGGGCCCGTTTTGATGATGATTATAAGTGTAATGCTGGCCTATCAAAATCAGCATATAGTATTTTGCCATGTGTCTATAACTCTTCGTCAACTCAAACCCAGGCTGCTTCATCATCAACTAGTATAGAAACAAGGTCTTCTAATAAATGCACCACCAATAACAAAGATATATCCAATGGATCTCCTTTATATTCAGTTATGTATGCAGGATCTGGcaacaaaataacaattaaaagaaaaaatgctGATGACGCAGAAGTAACACAAAGTGAGAATAGCTTACTAGATGGCAAA aCAAATCAACTACCATTTAAGAAGCCTTCAAACCGATCACGCAACCCTGGTAGTAAAAGAAAAGGTTGCCGTTGTGGTAATGCTACAGCAACTCCTGGAAAACTTACTTGCTGTGGTCAGCGTTGCCCCTGTTATGTTGAGAGTAAGCCTTGTACCGAATGTAAATGTAAAGGTTGCAGAAATCCACATAGGGCAGATGGTTTaaag GTTCGTCCACACTTACCACATATAGATACCCTACAATTAACACTTAATATGAATCCCAGCAGTTCACCGTCATGTTCAGGATCTATGGACAGTCTCGATACGGATTCACTTACAATGGAGGCCATGGAAGAATCTCTTGGGTTCAGTGCAGATTATAAGTCACCGAGTCTCAAAG TATACACAAGCCAGATACAAGAAGTGTCGGCATCCTTACCAGCTACAATATTAATGGATGAAGAGCTCCCAGCCTCTCCTGACAATTTAAGCTCTCCATGTGAATATGCTCAGTATTCTCCTAGAGGAACAAATGATACTGAGCTATCACCACAATCCACAGGCACACAGGATATAATGAGTGACCCAGAATTAGATGCGTGA